A single region of the Streptomyces sp. NBC_01262 genome encodes:
- a CDS encoding ATP synthase subunit C has product MIAWLIALPVLAAAFWATRLLARRRGRSVVRFVVAADAALLAGGLALLTVALSSGPAQAAGGQAAAQASGSSSAALIGASIAVAGASIGAAIAVAYTGAAALAALSERPELFGRAMVIVGLAEGIAIYGLVVAIILIGKA; this is encoded by the coding sequence GTGATCGCCTGGCTCATCGCACTCCCCGTCCTCGCGGCGGCCTTCTGGGCCACCCGGCTGCTGGCCCGCCGCCGGGGCCGCAGCGTCGTCCGGTTCGTCGTCGCCGCCGACGCGGCCCTGCTGGCCGGCGGGCTGGCCCTGCTCACGGTGGCTCTGAGCAGCGGGCCCGCCCAGGCGGCGGGCGGGCAGGCCGCGGCCCAGGCTTCGGGCTCCAGCTCCGCCGCGCTCATCGGGGCGTCCATCGCGGTCGCGGGGGCGTCGATCGGGGCGGCGATCGCCGTCGCCTACACGGGGGCGGCGGCGCTGGCCGCGCTGAGCGAGCGGCCCGAGCTCTTCGGCCGGGCGATGGTCATCGTCGGCCTCGCCGAGGGAATCGCCATCTACGGCCTGGTCGTCGCCATCATCCTCATCGGGAAGGCCTGA